GCGTTTGCTTCTTTTGAAAAGAATCAACAATGAAGAAATAGAAAAAACATTAGATCCAAGATTATAACATGATTATAAAATGAAAAAGACACCAACATTAACGATATTAGTCGGATGCCCGGCATCAGGGAAAAGTACGTTTGCCGAATGGAAAGTGAGAACTGAAGCCAAAACCATGCGAATTAGTCGTGATGAAATCAGGTTTTCTCAATTTCAGGAAGTAATGGATCCATCTGTTGAAAGTATGATTTCTAAAATTATCAACGTGCAGATTAAAACCCTGCTTTCAAATGGATGGAATGTAATTTTGGATACTTGTAATGCTAAAGCAGAATATCTGAAACAACCTGTAATCGAATTTTCTGAAATGGCAAATATTGAATTCAAAATGTTTGATTTACCATTGGAAGAACTTTTTACCAGAAATGACAAAAGAGACCGAAAAGTGCCAAGAAAGATAATCGAAAAGATGTATTACGAATTGAAGAAAACCAAAGAAAAATTTGATTTCAAACCTATAAAAAAAATCGAAAAAAACTTGGAATACTGTGATCAAAACCCAGATTTGCCAAAAGCAATTATCTGCGATCTTGACGGAACTCTGGCTTTAATGAACGGAAGAAACCCTTTTGATGCCAGCAAATGTGATGAAGACGAAATCAACAATCCGGTTGCAAACATATTGAGAAACTATAAGAAATTAGGATATGCGATATTACTGGTTTCTGGAAGAGAAGACCGATACAAAGACCCAACCTTGCGATTCCTTCAAAAACATGAAATTGAATACGATGATTTAATCATGCGTAAAACCAAAGACAGCCGAAAAGATTCCATCATCAAAACTGAAATCTATAACGAATTTATAAAAGATAAATACTTCGTAGAATTTGTTCTTGATGATAGAAACCAAGTTGTCGATACCTGGAGAAATGATTTGAAACTTCCTTGCTTCCAAGTATATTACGGAGATTTTTGATCTTGAAAGGAACAAAGGAACAGAGCAACAAAGCGGCAAAGGTTTTTTAACGCATCAATTGTAGAGACGCACTGCAGTGCGTTCTATAAAGAAATTAAAATATCCAAAAGACGAGGGTTCAAATTCTTCCTGCGCCGCCAATAAGTCGCGGTAGTTTAGCAAGGGAAAATAATTGGGTTTTTATTAAGTGTAAAGTTTGTTTCACTAAGATTGAAATCATTGTTAATCTACGGCAAAAAACGTAGCACCTTAATGGCAAAATAAAAATAATAAATAAAAAGCACAAAGAGGAGAAAACCTCTGAACCTCTGCCTCTTTGAGCCTTAGCAACTTAAAAAGAAATGAACAAATATGAGCGACTGAAAACAGAATTAGAAACAGTCGGAAATGGAAAGATGAAAGCGTTTGGAGATTCAATGCTCCCGATTCTAAAAAATGGAAGTCTGCTGACTTTCGAAAAAAGCGACGATTATCAAATAGGCGATATCGTCTTCTGTAAAGTAAAAGGCCGATATATTGACGCCCACAAAATTATAAAAACCGATAAAAGCAAAGGTTTCCTAATCGCCAATCACCACGGATTCGAAAATGGCTGGACCAAAATTATCTACGGAAAAGTGATCGAAGCAGAATTTAAAAACCAGATTATTTACGGGAAGAGAGAATAGAGAATGAGAGAGTGGGATAGAAGCAAGAAGCAAGAGGAAAGACTTTTGAAACTTCTGTAAAATTTAAATAAGAAAAAATTAAAGACTCAAAGAGAAGAAACCTTTGTCACTCTGTCCCTTTGAGCCTTTGTAACTTTAAAAAAAATGACATATATAGACATAGGAATCAACCTAACCAACAAACAGTTCCAAAACGACATAGACGATGTTGTACAAGACGCTATCGATGCCGACGTATCGCAAATGATATTAACTGGTACAAGTGTACGAAATAGTGAAGAATCAGCTAAAATTGCGCGACAATACCCAGGCGTGCTGTATGCGACGGCAGGAATTCACCCGCATGATGCGAAGAGTTTTGATGCACAGAGCATTTCGAAATTAAAAAATCTATTACAACAAAAACACGTAATTTCCGTTGGAGAATGTGGACTCGATTTCGATCGTGATTTTTCCCCTAGAAACAAACAAGAAGAATGTTACAAAGCCCAGTTAGAATTGGCGATCGAAGTTCAGAAACCTTTGTTTTTACACGAAAGAGCCGCTTTTAGTTCTTTTATGAACATCACAAAAGAGTATCTGCCGAAACTGCCAAAAGGCGTTGTACATTGTTTCACAGGAAGTCTGCAAGAAGCCAAAACCTATCTTGATAACGGATTTTATCTGGGTTTTACGGGAGCGATTTCAGATACCAAACGTTTCAGCCATTTAAAAGAAGTCATTCAGTACGTACCGCTCGACCGAATGATGATTGAAACCGATGCGCCATTTATGCTTCCTAAAAACGTTCCGAACAGCCTTTTAAAAAAATACCACGAACGACGATGCGAACCGTCTTTTCTGCCTTATGTAGCAGGAACAATTGCGCAGTTTAAAGGAATTGCTTTGGATAAAGTAGCGACAGAAACAACTAAAAATGCCAAAAGCTTTTTTGGGATTTAAAAGAATCCCATGGGGATGAAATATTTATAGAAATTATAAGATTATGTCGATAGAGCCCCATCGGGGTGACATATTATACATTTGCAAGATCATGACCAATCTTAAAAACCGAGGAAAAGAAGCCAGCGACGACGCTTTATTCGGAACGGCAAAAATGCAGTTCAAACTGAAAGAAGCCGTAACCGATATGCATTATTTTTTGAGCAGAGGTTATGGCGAAAAATCGACTTTAACCTTAGTTGGAAACCGTTATCGCTTAAATGCACGTCAGCAGCAAGCGGTTCGTGGCATGAGCGCTTCTGAGCAGCAAATCGAAAACCGAAAATCAAAAGAAATCCAAAGCCAGGATTTGGAAGGAAAAGAGATTTGTGTCGACGGATTTAATGTTTTGATTTTACTCGAAAGTACGTTGTCGAATGCTTATGTTTTTAAAGGACAAGATGGTTTTATCCGCGATTTGTCGAGTGTTTACGGAACGTATAAAAAAGTAAATCAGACTTCGCAGGCAATTGAAATTATAACCGACTTTTTTAGAAAGGAAAAAATTAAAAAAGCAGTCTGGTTATTTGATAAACCCGTTTCAAACAGCGGAAAGTTAAAACAAATGATAGAAGAAATCGCTCTAGACAATAACTTAAATTGGGAAGTACAATTAGTAAACAATCCCGATAAGGTAATTGCCGAAAGTGATTATATTGCCATAACTTCTGATGCTTGGATTCTGGATAACGCTTCTGCTAATTTCAATTTAATGAAATATGTTTTGGCACAAATAGATGCAAAAGAAACGGTAATAGATTTGTAGAATATGTCCCATGGGGACATTTCGTTGGTAAAAAATATAGGTAAGGTATTATGTCCCATCGGGACATTTGATTAACACAAAAAATGAATTCAAATCTTCTTTTTAATGAAATAAAAGCAGTAATCCCTCTTTTGAATAAAAGCTGGAAAGAAAGGTATGCTAGATTTTTAACAGACGAAAATCTGTGTCTTTTTTCGGAAAATCTGATTTTATTTTATAATCAGAAAACAGAAATTTCGAGATTGCCTTATTTCAAAGAAGAAATTATCGTTTCATTGCAAGATGCTGTTTTTTATTTTAAAACTGCGCTGGAAAATTTTGAAAATGAATCAAATGAGTTTCAAACCAGTTTAATTCAAGCATTCGAAAAAACACCTTTCGAAAGTATTTTACTTATTTTAGGACAGCGTTTAACACCAGCGAGTGTGCGTGATGAAAACGGAATTCCGCCTGCAAAAGAAATTCTTTTAGAAAGTTGTTTTCAGCCTTATAATAAAGAAATTTCGATAGCAGTGAGAGCTTGGGAAAAACACGTGGGAAGAAATAAAAACAGTATTTTCGGAGAAATAAAAGGAAATACAATCCAGAAAAAAGAAAAGGTAGAAAACCTCATTCAGTACATCATCAGCCATAAAACGTGGTGGAATATTTTCTACCATTACAAACACAATCTCGTATACGAAATTCGAGTAGAAAACGGACAAGGACTACGCTGGACTTCCGACGGAAAACAGTTCATAGGATTTTTAGAAGACTTTTTAGAAGAATAATTTTTCTAAAGGTTCAAAGGTACAAAGGTTCAAAGGTGCAAAGGTTTATTTTTCGCGAAAAAAAAAAACTTAGCGACTTCGTGCCTTAGTGGCATTCAAAAAACAAAACAATCATGAAAGAAAAAATACTTGAAAAATTAAAACAAATTGAACTCGAAAAAGACGTAGAAATACTCTTTGCCGCAGAATCTGGAAGCCGTGCCTGGGGATTTGCTTCTCCAGACAGCGACTATGATATCCGTTTTATATACAAGCACAAACTTGAATATTACTTATCGCTTTGGGAAAAAAATGACGTAATCGAATTCATGACCGAAGACGATCTTGACGGTTCTGGATGGGATTTACGGAAAACCGTAAGGTTATTAGCAAAATCTAGTGCATCTTTGATGGAATGGTTGTTTTCGCCTGTTGTGTATTTTGAGAATGAAGAATTTACAAAACAAATGCGTGAGATAGCCACAGAATGTTTTTCGCCAATAGCAGTTTTGCACCATTATTTAGGAACGACAAAAAACTTTATGGAAGTCTGCGAAATGCAGGAAGTAAAACTAAAAAGTTATTTCTACGCCTTACGCACCGCTTTAGCCGGAAAATGGATTATAGAAAACAATACTTTTCCGCCCGTAGCTTTTGCCGAACTATTGCCAATTGCACCGAAAAACATACAAGAAAAAATACTGGAATTACAACAAATAAAAGCCTGTCAAAACGAAAAATACCTGCACCCAAAAGAAACTTTAATAACTGATTTTTTATTGGAAACGGTAAAATTTAATCAGGAAAATGCGAGTAAGTTAGGAAGCGGGAAAAAGTTGAATGAGGAGTTGGATTTGTTTTTTAAGGGAATTGTTAAAGATTAAAACTATGGGATACAGCATTATATTTAATGATAGAAGCGTTGGAGATGATTTAAATAATTATTTTATAGATGATGAATCTAAATCACTTCTTTATTTTCCAAATTCGAATAAAATAAATATTATCGTAGGAGCTAATAATAGTGGGAAAAGTATGTTCATGAGATCCTTTATGTGTTCTGACATTGTTGGAATAGATATCAATAAATTTGAAGAGTATAATACAGCTCTTTTAAAAGCAATGGTATATATTCCACGTAATATTAATAACTTATTAGATGTATTAGAATTTGAAAAAGATGTAGCTGATAAAGTAAAAAATAACCTTGATGTGATAAATGGAATTAGACATAATTTACCTGTGGAAAAATACGATGATTTTATAAATGCCAATGCCAATTTAATTAAAGAATTTAAAAATGTGAAACGCTACTATATTCCTACATTGAGAACAGCTCATTCATTATTTAAATTAAATAATTCAGTTTATCAGAAAATAGAAAATGATATTTTTTTAGAAACACTTACAAATTACTATAAGTTAGATAAGAAAAAAGTGGATGTTTTTACAGGAATTCATCTTTACAAAGAAATTCTTAATAGTAGAAATTCAAAAAGAGAAATCAGAGAATCTTTTGAGAAGTTTGAAAATTTTATTGGAAGATACTTTTTTGATAATAAGAAAATCGATATTGTTGCTGAGTTTAATAAAGATGAAAGTTTAGCAGGAAATAATAATCTAGAAAATATTTGTGTTCACATTGAAGGAGAAAAAGATAGAGATTTATTTAGATTAGGTGATGGCATACAGGCAATCATTATTTTGATGTATAAGATTTTTATGGCTGAGGATAATTCTTTGATATTTATTGATGAACCAGAATTAAATCTTCACCCTGGAATGCAGCGTTTATTTCTAGAACAAATAACTAATAATGATGATTTAAAAAAGAAAAATCTAACTTATATAATTACTACACATTCTAATCATTTTTTAGATTTAACTATAGAGAAAGATGATGTTTCTATTTATTCATTTACTCCAAAAAAAACTAAAAACGTAGAAAAACAATTTAGTATTAAAAATGTAAACCGAGGAAATAACAAATTGCTTAAGGAATTGGGTGTAAATAATTCTTCTGTTTTTATGGCAAATTGTAGTATTTGGGTTGAAGGAATATCAGACAGGAATTATATTAAAGCCTTTTTAAAATCGTACTGCGATTCTACTAAAAAATCTTATCCAAAAGAAGATATAGATTTTGCATTTTTTGAATACGCAGGTTCTAATATTGATCATTATATTTTTGACGACAAAGCAGAAAAGGATGATGTTGAAGTTATTTTGAAAGATATAAATTCTTTGGCAATTAGTAATAGAATTTTTCTTTTAGCAGATTCTGATGCTTCTGAAGAAGATATTAGTAAAGCAATTAGATTAAAAGGATTACAAGATGCAGAAAATGATAATTTTATTCCTAAGATTATTTGGAATGTGAGAGAGATAGAAAATCTTTTGACTAATGAAATGTGGAAAGCAATCTTAATTGAATTTTGTAATAAGAAGTTAGTTAAGTCACACGAAAAAGACATTTTTTTGAAAATTGAAGAAGCATTAGCAGAAGTCAAATATTCTGATTATGCAAAAAAATATGTTGGAGAATTTTTAGAAGAAATAAGAAATAAAATGGGAAAAATTTCTTCAACTTTCATACTTAATCAATCTACATACGAAGTAAAGTCAGACGGCTCTTTTGGAACAATAATTAATAAACGAGAACTAAGTGAGTTAGTTTTTAATCAAAATTTTTCATGGGAAGTTTTATCTGAAAATAAAGAAATTGAAACATTGACAACCGAAATTTATGATTTTATCACACAGAAAAATTAATGTCATCATAAACAAAAAACGCGCAAACATCTATAAAAAGTTTGCGCATTTCCATTTTATATAAAAAAAGAAAAAAACAGTTATTTCCCTTTCATCAACTTTTCTAAATATTCAACTTTATCTTTTTCGGCTTGAACCAAACGTTCGTAAAGTTCGACAACTTTATCAAGAGGATTAAAAGTAGCATTCATACCTTGATTAAAGCTATTTCCTTGACTTGAACTATTATCATAAAAGTTATTGAAGAAATTAAAAACAGATTCTTCAGTAAAATTTTCAATCGCTTCTACTGTCACGCCAAGTGCTTTTGCAATTAGTACCAGTTTTTCGAAATCAACAGTTTCGCTGGTTTCAATTCCGGAAATAGTCTGCTGGCTTGTGCCAATGGCATCAGCGAGTGCTCCTTGTTTCATTCCGCGAAGCTCTCTAATTCGGCTGATATTTCTACCGATATGTTTGGGTTTAG
This is a stretch of genomic DNA from Flavobacterium endoglycinae. It encodes these proteins:
- a CDS encoding phosphatase domain-containing protein codes for the protein MKKTPTLTILVGCPASGKSTFAEWKVRTEAKTMRISRDEIRFSQFQEVMDPSVESMISKIINVQIKTLLSNGWNVILDTCNAKAEYLKQPVIEFSEMANIEFKMFDLPLEELFTRNDKRDRKVPRKIIEKMYYELKKTKEKFDFKPIKKIEKNLEYCDQNPDLPKAIICDLDGTLALMNGRNPFDASKCDEDEINNPVANILRNYKKLGYAILLVSGREDRYKDPTLRFLQKHEIEYDDLIMRKTKDSRKDSIIKTEIYNEFIKDKYFVEFVLDDRNQVVDTWRNDLKLPCFQVYYGDF
- a CDS encoding S24 family peptidase encodes the protein MNKYERLKTELETVGNGKMKAFGDSMLPILKNGSLLTFEKSDDYQIGDIVFCKVKGRYIDAHKIIKTDKSKGFLIANHHGFENGWTKIIYGKVIEAEFKNQIIYGKRE
- a CDS encoding TatD family hydrolase translates to MTYIDIGINLTNKQFQNDIDDVVQDAIDADVSQMILTGTSVRNSEESAKIARQYPGVLYATAGIHPHDAKSFDAQSISKLKNLLQQKHVISVGECGLDFDRDFSPRNKQEECYKAQLELAIEVQKPLFLHERAAFSSFMNITKEYLPKLPKGVVHCFTGSLQEAKTYLDNGFYLGFTGAISDTKRFSHLKEVIQYVPLDRMMIETDAPFMLPKNVPNSLLKKYHERRCEPSFLPYVAGTIAQFKGIALDKVATETTKNAKSFFGI
- a CDS encoding DUF434 domain-containing protein, giving the protein MTNLKNRGKEASDDALFGTAKMQFKLKEAVTDMHYFLSRGYGEKSTLTLVGNRYRLNARQQQAVRGMSASEQQIENRKSKEIQSQDLEGKEICVDGFNVLILLESTLSNAYVFKGQDGFIRDLSSVYGTYKKVNQTSQAIEIITDFFRKEKIKKAVWLFDKPVSNSGKLKQMIEEIALDNNLNWEVQLVNNPDKVIAESDYIAITSDAWILDNASANFNLMKYVLAQIDAKETVIDL
- a CDS encoding nucleotidyltransferase domain-containing protein translates to MKEKILEKLKQIELEKDVEILFAAESGSRAWGFASPDSDYDIRFIYKHKLEYYLSLWEKNDVIEFMTEDDLDGSGWDLRKTVRLLAKSSASLMEWLFSPVVYFENEEFTKQMREIATECFSPIAVLHHYLGTTKNFMEVCEMQEVKLKSYFYALRTALAGKWIIENNTFPPVAFAELLPIAPKNIQEKILELQQIKACQNEKYLHPKETLITDFLLETVKFNQENASKLGSGKKLNEELDLFFKGIVKD
- a CDS encoding AAA family ATPase, whose amino-acid sequence is MGYSIIFNDRSVGDDLNNYFIDDESKSLLYFPNSNKINIIVGANNSGKSMFMRSFMCSDIVGIDINKFEEYNTALLKAMVYIPRNINNLLDVLEFEKDVADKVKNNLDVINGIRHNLPVEKYDDFINANANLIKEFKNVKRYYIPTLRTAHSLFKLNNSVYQKIENDIFLETLTNYYKLDKKKVDVFTGIHLYKEILNSRNSKREIRESFEKFENFIGRYFFDNKKIDIVAEFNKDESLAGNNNLENICVHIEGEKDRDLFRLGDGIQAIIILMYKIFMAEDNSLIFIDEPELNLHPGMQRLFLEQITNNDDLKKKNLTYIITTHSNHFLDLTIEKDDVSIYSFTPKKTKNVEKQFSIKNVNRGNNKLLKELGVNNSSVFMANCSIWVEGISDRNYIKAFLKSYCDSTKKSYPKEDIDFAFFEYAGSNIDHYIFDDKAEKDDVEVILKDINSLAISNRIFLLADSDASEEDISKAIRLKGLQDAENDNFIPKIIWNVREIENLLTNEMWKAILIEFCNKKLVKSHEKDIFLKIEEALAEVKYSDYAKKYVGEFLEEIRNKMGKISSTFILNQSTYEVKSDGSFGTIINKRELSELVFNQNFSWEVLSENKEIETLTTEIYDFITQKN
- a CDS encoding helix-turn-helix domain-containing protein; translation: MSTATKPKHIGRNISRIRELRGMKQGALADAIGTSQQTISGIETSETVDFEKLVLIAKALGVTVEAIENFTEESVFNFFNNFYDNSSSQGNSFNQGMNATFNPLDKVVELYERLVQAEKDKVEYLEKLMKGK